The proteins below come from a single Nitrosospira sp. Is2 genomic window:
- a CDS encoding HdeD family acid-resistance protein, with protein MQNLLSNSWKGLAWRGAVSLLFGILAAIWPGLTLLWLLALFAVYAFISGFASASAAIKNRHTNSDWWLLLLLGLMSVAAGAVAIIYPNLTAVFLVLLIGATALASGLVDIIMAIRLRKVIEGEALLFLNGIVSVAFGVFVFFFPGAGALALVWLISIYAIFSGVLLLALAWRARGWAEGHGTPPSTLPA; from the coding sequence ATGCAAAACCTGCTTTCCAACTCATGGAAGGGATTGGCGTGGCGCGGCGCCGTTTCCCTGTTGTTCGGCATCCTGGCGGCGATCTGGCCCGGGCTTACCCTGCTTTGGCTGTTGGCCCTGTTCGCGGTTTATGCGTTTATCAGCGGATTTGCATCAGCGAGCGCTGCGATAAAAAACCGGCACACCAACAGCGATTGGTGGCTGCTTCTGCTCCTAGGCTTGATGAGCGTGGCCGCAGGTGCGGTTGCGATAATTTATCCAAACCTCACAGCGGTATTCCTGGTGCTTTTGATCGGCGCGACTGCCCTGGCGAGCGGGTTGGTCGATATCATCATGGCCATTCGCTTGCGCAAGGTCATCGAAGGTGAAGCGTTATTATTTCTCAATGGCATCGTTTCTGTCGCCTTCGGGGTATTTGTGTTTTTCTTCCCCGGCGCCGGAGCACTGGCCCTGGTGTGGCTGATCAGCATCTACGCCATTTTTTCAGGCGTGCTGCTGCTTGCGCTGGCTTGGCGCGCGCGAGGCTGGGCCGAGGGTCACGGCACACCGCCCAGCACTCTTCCCGCGTAG